DNA from Fundulus heteroclitus isolate FHET01 chromosome 17, MU-UCD_Fhet_4.1, whole genome shotgun sequence:
taactgaaaaagaaataaaagcaagagaaGGTACAATTAATGATAACAGGCAAttgttaattaaaaatataaatagtaATGACTTATTAAATCTTCCATTTTCTTTTGTAGAGCTTAAGAATGCTTTAGGGAAATCAAAAAATTCTTCTCCAGGTAAAGAtcaaattttatatataatgaTAAATCAGTTAAGTAATTCATCTAAAAGGATTTTATTGGATTTCTATAATAAGATTTGGGAAGTGGGTCATTTACCTAAAGTTTGGAAGGAGGCAAttattgttcctattttaaaaccaggtaaagaaagatcaaatCCAGGGAGTTATAGGCCAATTGCATTAACATCGCATTTATGTAAAGTaatggaaagaatgataaatgaACGGATGACTTATTTTGTTGAAAACATAGGGTATTTATCTAAGTTTCAAAGTGGTTTCAGGAAAGGTAGAAATACAATGGATTCTATTTTGTTATTGGAACATGAAATAAGAAAGGCACAAGTTAATAAAGAGAGTGTGATAGCTGTATTCTTTGACATTGAAAAAGCTTACGACATGATGTGGAACgaaggatttttgataaaattaaaGAAGATGGGAATTGGGGGTTCAATGTTTAATTGGATAAATGATTTTCTCAATAATAGATCAATACAAGTAAGAATAGGAAATTAATTATCAGAAAATCtttatgttgaaaatggtaTTCCTCAAGGAAGTATAGTTagtccattatttttttctattatgattaatgatatgtttgaggatgtggaaaataaaatgggtgtttcattatttgctgatgatggagcaatttggaagaggggtaaaaatataagtttcatcattaaaaaagttcaagaagccattaataaaatagaagatTGGTCTTTTAGATGGGGATTCAAGATTtctgtagataaaacaaagattttgtttttacaaggaaaaaagtttctgaagaattaaagttacaaatttataaatatgatttggaaagggtaaaacaatttaaatgtttgggtATATGGTTGGATGAAAGGCTTACTTGGAAAGTTCATATTGAGAAGATGATCGATAAATGCAAAAGAGTTATAAATGTTATGAGATGTTTGGTTGGGAATGAATGGGGAGCTGAGAGGAAGGCATTGAAATCAATTTATATAGGATTAattaggtctgtttttgattaTGGATGTATAGCTTTTGGTTCAGCATCATTTTCATTACTTAAAAAATTGGATATTGTTCAGTATCAAGCTTTGAGATTATGCACAGGGGCCATAAGAACTACACCAACTTCAGCATTAcaagtagaaatgggagaaatgccactaAAGTTGAGGAGATTACACTTACTTTCCACTTACTGGTTTCAGTTAAAAAATCATTGTGAAAATCATCCatgtcaagaaattttaaaaccaagttgggaaaaagggaagaagaaattaaattcttTTGGGTGGATAGCAGATTCTAATATAATAGATCTTGAATTATCTCAAATAAATGGCAGTAGAACAGTTATTAGATCAAtacttcatccatctatcctacCTGAAATTGATGTAGATTTAAGATTGTTGTATAAACGGAAAAATAAACAGGATATTTTAGATTCAAATATGGTTGAGCAATATATAGATAAAGAATATTATGGATATGTAAAAATTTATACAGATGCTTCAAAAGATTCAAATAATAGGAATGGTGTTTCGTTTGTAGTTccagaatttaattttaaatcaggtAAAAGAATTAGTAATGAAGTTTCAgtttacacaggagaaatgtttggCATCATGTTAGCATTAGAATGGATTGAAGAAATTAGACCATTAAGAAGTgtaatttgttcagattctagttcaacattatattcatttaaaaacaatcattcAGATAGCAGACCGGATTTATTGGTAGAAATTCAGCAACTATTATTCAGAATTCAAGCAATGGGATTaactgtttcttttatatgGATTCCTTctcatataggaataaaagggaatgagatggcagataaatatgcaaaaagagcaagtaaatacagtttaattgatataataattccatttagtaaaggtgaaataaaatcagtaattaaGAAAAGGATTAGAGCAAGGTGGCagaaacagtgggaagaagaaagaactggaagatggttttataatattcaaagaaaagtagGATTAATGAGGATGACATCAAGGAATAGAAGGGAAGAAACAGTAATGTCAAGATTACGTTTTGGACATACAGGGTTAAATagcacattatttaaaatggggATTCATGATACAGGaaagtgtgatttttgttttgttgaagaaACAGTGGAGCACGTTATATTATTTTGTAGTAAATATCATATTGAGAGAAATGAATTGGTAAATAGAttacaaaacagtaaattaaagttaaacataaaatatcttttagatatgaacaccaaatcagagggttattctttattattaagatatcttaaaaagACTAATTTGATAAAAcggatttagttatttatttattttatttttttttattatttatagtagTAGGATATTAGAGTAGGtcatcccgattcacactccatttcagttggtggcggtaatgcaccaaaagttgtttgccaaccgccataaaacaatagaagaagaagacagaagcagagagtcTTTGTGACACACCTGTGAGGAGATCCATGAAAGGAGACTTTAATAAAAGAATCTGAGCAACACAAGACGTCTGGTAATTATCAAACAGGAATATAACAAACTGAACAGTTGTCCCATTGGGAGAAAACTGTCCTGTTGGCAAATCTTGACTTTTGGCTTCTTTGGTGGGAATCCTCTGACTGTGTCTGGGGGGGGGATCAgatgttaaaacaaacaatctATGTAGTAGTAAAGTTAAGCAGATTCctccaaaatgtttatttgttcagCAGTCATTTAAAGGCCAACTGAAAAAGTTTTTTACCAAAAGCTCTCAGTGAGACTGACATCACCGTGCCCCATTTCCAGCTGCCTTTCAGCGGAGCGGTGACATGTTGGGTGGACCTTTAGAAGCATTATTATTCTCCCATCAATCACGTGGAATGGATTCTTTCGGGAAACATATGTGATGAAGAAAGGAGATTTAAGCAGGTTGTTGGTTCCAGACCAGCTGGTCTGACCCTCTTAGTCGGGTCAGAATCTGGTGGAAACATCATGAGAGCAGGGATCCATCCTGCTGCTGGTGATGGTATTGTGTGGAAGATACTTCCTTGGCACCCTTAGTACCCGCCGAGTTCCTCCCTTTATACCCACAGTGGATCCATCTTCTGATGGATCCACAAAGATCACTTCATCTCCAGATGTTTCCTGAGCATAAAAGGGTTTGATTGTCTGTCTTTTAACGGCCTCCATAGTCACCAGAGCAGCTTTAGGACCAACAAAAGATTATCACGGTGTTCAGCTGACTGATTTACTCCCACTGGGTGAAGCTATGATATAAATGAGAACCAAAGGTTTCTGACAGCTGGTTGAAGCATGAAGGCAGTCTGAAGGGAAAGGGTAGCAGCAACGTGTGCGGTGTAAAGTCAGGAAGACGTGGTGCTCCATGTTTGCTGCCACTTTTATCTTTACACAGTTTCCCCCCCATTAAAGAACTTAGAGTTTTACGCACCTTTCTTGGTACCGCTCTGCCGATGGCCACCGCCGGCGTGGAGCAGAACAGACCCACGTTGACGCCCGGCGTGGCAAAGGTGGACTTCTCCGTGGCAACGGCGATGTCACAGCTGGCGACCAGCTGGCAGCCGGCGGCGGTGGCAACGCCGTCTACCATGGCGATCACTGGGACCGGGACGTCCTGTATCAGAGTCATCACCTGCAGCACCAGAGCCAGTCAGTGAGTCTCAATCTGCAGACATCATCTCTAACTGTATAACTGTCGGTGGTCCCGTTAGCAAGGCTTAAGCATTAATCCTGACTCTCAATGAGAACTTCCTCTGCTTCAGGAAGCGGACCCAGACTGACCTCTGAGCAGGTCTGGAACACCTTCTGGTGGTACTCTCGGCCCCGGGCGGACGTCAGCTCCTTCAGGTCGTGTCCTGACGAGAACACCGGACCTTTGGCTGAAACACACACGGCACAGACGTCGGACCACAAGCTTCCCGTCTCTCACACGCAGGACGGATTAAAAGCGGACCTGAAATGATGATGACTCGCAGATCTTCGCCGTCAACGCCGGTCAGGATGTTCTCTCGGAGCGCTTCCAGCATGGATAAGGACAGAGCGTTCCTTTTCTTAGGGTTGTTTAAGATGATCCTCCTGGAGGAAATCAGGAGGTATAATTTACACTTTTAACACATTAATACATATTTTAGAGAAAGTTTGCCACCGTATTGTTCTCATAAACTGGTTTGTGTTAAACACACACCTCCATGTGTGAACGGCACATTTAGTCaacccaaataaaatacaccCTCACATCCCATTATTAACTTTTGAGACTTTCAGAAATCCACATTTCTTTGGTAATTCActaaattaacataaaaacagaCCGTCTTAACGTCACGTCTGACTGGCTTACATGTACATAATAAATTGTGAAAACCTTAAGTTATTTTATTCCagctaaaactttttttaaaaattggtaATGTTGTTTGAAATGGACATTGagattgttttaatttacatttattatataCTAAACTTATTTGGAAACTATGATAAACATCTAAACACTGAGCATGTTTATACTCTGAATACTAACACATTATCTACATTCACACCATCAAACCAGCGCCTCTCTGTTCGCAGCAAAAACACTGAATGTACATGTGACCCTGGCAGCTGAGTTagaaagaaaactttatttatatgacacctttcacaggataaaaaacacaacgtgcttcacaataaaacaaccataaaacaacacaatataaaaatataaaaacacgaTAAATGCACATCATAacataaaactagttaaaagccaGACGGAATAAGCGGGTCGTcaactgctttttaaaagaatgaGCAAAGATGAAGGCCTTCCACAGCCTTAACAGACCCTCTGGTCCTGAAATTAGTTCCTGGAACCATTAACAGCTTTTGGCTGCAGGATCTGAGGTTGGTGATATAAGCTCAGGGCtctaaaagtaaagtaaaatgttaaaattaactCTAAGATGTTGGTTAAAAGtcttgcagcagcattctgcacTAACTGCAGATCTTTcttatttaaacatataaaaaggTTGTTACTGTAGTCAAGAcgagagaaaataaaagcatgaataattaTCTCTAACCCTTTGACACCAAAGTTCAAAGTTTACCTGCAAGTAGTtttcacagagccactgtttaaTATCATTAACATAGTTTATTCAGCAGGACAACTTCAAATATTCAGTTAGCTTAGAAGTACAACAGAGctgaatgtcatcagcatagaaatgaTGAGATACATCAGGGATGCCTCATTATCTGGCCAAGAGGAACAATATGTAAATGAACAAgatgccatgtgattggctgaatagaaatgttggacaggtgtacctaataaagtggcctgTGAGCGTACattctaataataatattattaacaataataatgcaTTGTTACTATATTTAAAAGGTTTTAGGCACTGATGTTTGGTCAGGTGGATtagtctagtggttagagcacagagctttggtcctagaggttctgagttcaactcccacaaacTGCCATTctggatccctgagcaagacccttaacccctaattgcaccgcacatggcagcccactgctccccaaggggatgtgttaagatgcagaagtgaatttctccattgtgagatcaataaataaaattgtgagatcaataaagttgaTCTCACAATATacaataaagtattttatttaaggtTAAACGGTCCTTAGCcattgaaatattaaaatacattttttattttactgtgtcTGAGTCAAAGAGGTGTAGTACTGACagtgtttgggcattttaaggTTGTCTTATTGAACAATGCATGTAAGTGACAGCCTGGAAATGTGTGTTAGGCTGTTTGCACCAATAATAAAGGCAAATGTCTTGATTTATTACAACAGGGCGACGTTGACAGCAATGACACCGCAGCCGAATTTCCGCAGAGACCCGGAGAGATGCTCTCCTCTGGTCTGTGGACCTCAGCGAGCTGCTGGCTTTGCTGAAACACTATTTCATCCTTAAACGCCACATTTCTACATGGTCTCTGTGGGTGAAGCGACGTGTATGACGTCAGCACCTGATTCCgtggttctgctgcttcagagtCAGCGGTTCTGGTTCCGGTTCCGACTGCGAGTAACACCGAGGAGCGGACAGCAGCGGCGCTTTCCTGCCGAGCTGAAACAGAGAAACACCTCTGGAAAAAACACTGCGAGACATGTTCATggtcattttcttcttcttcttcttcttcttcttcgtcttcttcttctatgGCAGCTGGCACTTAACTTTAGGCGCTCTACCGCCACTTTCTGGATTGGAGTCCTACGTTATGTTCTTTTTCTCCAATAAATCGGAGAAGCCTGGCATACTTTACATTCTTTCTatgcatttgtaaaaaaaaaaaaaaaaaaaagttccttaataatacaataaataaataaatatttacaatatcTGAGCTTTCCAATAATTTAAAGACAtctacaaaaataatatatccTGAAGATTTCTTAAGTAGCTCTTCAACCTCTAATTTGACTTTATTTCTACCAAGGTCCATCTGACCTGAGTACCTACTACCATCTAACAATACATGCTCTGTTGTTTCCATTTCTCtacaataaacacaaaatcctgaattatgtttattaattattttaggtGTACTATTTAAATATGTGTGACAAAACCCCATTCTTGTTATAATATCCTCCTCTTTCTTTATTGTATAACATTCTCTTAATTtcctaattcaattcaattaaattttatttatatagcgccaattcatgaaacatgtcatctcgaggcactttacaaagtcaaaatcaatcatattatacagattggtcaaaaatgtcctatataaggaaaccagttgattgcttcaaagtcccgacaagcagcattcactcctggggaagcgtagagccacagggagagtcgtctgcattgtacatggctttgcagcaatccctcatacagagcaagcatgaagcgacagtgggaagaaaaaccacccattaacgggaaggaaaacctccggcagaaccgggctcagtatgaacggtcatctgcctcgaccgactgggggttacagaagacagagcagagacacaacaagagagacaaaaaagcacagaagcacacattgatctagtaatctgttctacactagatggtagtagcgggtgagccgtcatctctggatgatgtcacagctaacagaacgccagaccaggt
Protein-coding regions in this window:
- the echdc3 gene encoding enoyl-CoA hydratase domain-containing protein 3, mitochondrial; its protein translation is MTMNMSRSVFSRGVSLFQLGRKAPLLSAPRCYSQSEPEPEPLTLKQQNHGIRRIILNNPKKRNALSLSMLEALRENILTGVDGEDLRVIIISAKGPVFSSGHDLKELTSARGREYHQKVFQTCSEVMTLIQDVPVPVIAMVDGVATAAGCQLVASCDIAVATEKSTFATPGVNVGLFCSTPAVAIGRAVPRKLAMEMLLTGTPISAHDALLHGLISKVVPEERLEEETLAIAQRVCQSSRPVVALGKATFQRQMAQGRDAAYATASKVMVDNLALRDGQEGIRAFLEKRKPVWSHKPEKVHN